A genomic stretch from Pontivivens ytuae includes:
- a CDS encoding heavy metal translocating P-type ATPase: MGDRAEFTLSVGGLHCGSCVARAEDALRAVAGVESARVNLATGTAHVSGQVAATDLPPALAAAGFEAELTEYRLALEGMTCAGCAARVERALAAVPGVVTARVNFADGTARISGAEGIGSDLRRAVEQAGYGAREATDPPPEQDDETAALRRQTILAAVLTAPVFALAMGGHMIPALHDWIMGTLGMRTNWWIQLVLTTLVLAGPGRLFFTRGLRALRIGAPDMNSLVAIGTGAAWGFSTVVTLAPGLLPEASRGVYFEAAAVIVTLILLGRWMEARAKGRAGAAIRELMALRPATARVERNGAVVELPLAEVRPGDIVHVRPGESIPVDGEVVEGRSRVDESMMTGEPNPVSRVPGDPVVGGTVNGTGAFSFRATRVGEETALAQIVRMVSAAQGARLPVQDLVNRIALRFVPAVLAVAAVTLGAWLVLSDDPALALIAAVSVLIVACPCAMGLATPTSIMVGTGRAAELGVLFRGGDALQSLGSVDVVAFDKTGTLTEGRPEVTGFDLAPGFAEEEVLRLATAVEAKSEHPLARAIVARAGALDLPPVEQFEAVEGRGVRAEVAGRRVLIGSARFMAEEGIAVEGDAPIHVAIDGRAAARITVSDPVKPEARAALDMLQDLGIRPVLVTGDARATAEAVAAELGIREVVAEQLPADKLAVIEGLRRDGRVAFVGDGINDAPALAAADVGIALGSGTDVAIGAAEVVLMSGRLHGVPRALEISRRTMRNIRQNLVWAFGYNVLLIPVAAGVLYPVTGLLLSPMLAAAAMALSSVFVVTNALRLKGAGA; encoded by the coding sequence ATGGGCGATCGCGCCGAATTCACGTTGAGCGTGGGCGGACTGCATTGCGGCTCCTGCGTCGCGCGGGCCGAGGATGCCTTGCGCGCCGTGGCGGGGGTGGAGAGCGCGCGTGTGAACCTCGCCACCGGCACTGCCCATGTCTCGGGACAGGTCGCGGCGACGGATCTGCCTCCGGCGTTGGCGGCGGCGGGTTTCGAGGCGGAGCTGACGGAGTATCGCCTCGCGCTCGAGGGTATGACCTGTGCCGGATGCGCCGCGCGGGTCGAGCGGGCGCTGGCGGCGGTTCCGGGCGTCGTCACGGCCCGGGTCAACTTCGCCGACGGCACGGCGCGGATCAGCGGGGCCGAGGGGATCGGCAGCGATCTGCGCCGCGCGGTCGAGCAGGCCGGCTACGGCGCGCGCGAGGCCACCGACCCGCCGCCGGAGCAGGATGACGAGACGGCGGCGCTGCGGCGGCAGACGATCCTCGCGGCAGTCCTCACCGCGCCGGTCTTCGCGCTGGCGATGGGCGGCCACATGATCCCCGCCCTGCACGACTGGATCATGGGCACGCTGGGGATGCGGACGAACTGGTGGATCCAGCTCGTGCTTACGACGCTGGTCCTCGCCGGGCCGGGGCGCCTGTTCTTCACCCGCGGGCTGCGGGCGCTGAGGATCGGGGCGCCGGATATGAACAGCCTCGTGGCGATCGGGACGGGGGCGGCCTGGGGCTTCTCCACCGTGGTCACGCTCGCGCCCGGTCTGCTGCCGGAGGCGAGCCGCGGCGTCTATTTCGAGGCCGCTGCGGTGATCGTGACGCTGATCCTGCTCGGCCGGTGGATGGAGGCGCGGGCCAAGGGTCGGGCCGGGGCGGCGATCCGCGAGCTGATGGCCCTGCGCCCCGCCACGGCGCGGGTCGAGCGCAACGGCGCGGTGGTCGAGCTGCCGCTGGCCGAGGTCCGGCCCGGCGACATCGTCCATGTCCGTCCTGGTGAGAGCATCCCGGTCGATGGCGAGGTGGTCGAGGGCCGCTCCCGCGTCGATGAGAGCATGATGACCGGCGAGCCCAACCCCGTCTCCCGCGTTCCCGGCGATCCGGTCGTCGGCGGTACGGTCAACGGCACCGGCGCCTTCAGTTTTCGCGCGACCCGCGTGGGGGAGGAGACGGCGCTGGCGCAGATCGTGCGCATGGTCTCCGCCGCGCAGGGCGCCCGGCTGCCGGTGCAGGACCTCGTGAACCGGATCGCGCTGCGCTTCGTTCCGGCGGTGCTGGCGGTGGCGGCGGTGACGCTGGGGGCGTGGCTGGTCCTCTCGGACGATCCGGCGCTGGCGCTGATCGCCGCGGTCTCGGTGCTGATCGTTGCCTGCCCCTGCGCCATGGGTCTCGCCACGCCGACCTCGATCATGGTGGGCACGGGTCGCGCGGCGGAGCTCGGCGTGCTGTTTCGCGGCGGCGATGCCCTGCAATCGCTGGGCTCCGTCGACGTGGTCGCCTTCGACAAGACCGGGACGCTGACCGAAGGGCGGCCGGAGGTCACGGGCTTCGACCTCGCCCCCGGCTTTGCGGAGGAGGAGGTGCTGCGCCTCGCCACCGCGGTGGAGGCGAAGTCGGAGCATCCGCTGGCCCGCGCCATCGTCGCCCGCGCCGGGGCCCTCGACCTGCCGCCGGTGGAGCAGTTCGAGGCGGTCGAGGGCCGCGGCGTCCGGGCCGAGGTCGCCGGGCGGCGCGTCCTGATCGGCTCGGCCCGGTTCATGGCGGAGGAGGGGATCGCTGTGGAAGGTGACGCTCCGATCCATGTCGCGATCGACGGGCGGGCGGCGGCGCGGATCACCGTCTCCGACCCCGTGAAGCCGGAAGCGCGGGCGGCGCTCGACATGTTACAGGATCTGGGTATCCGGCCTGTTCTTGTCACAGGTGACGCCCGCGCGACGGCGGAAGCGGTGGCGGCCGAGCTGGGCATTCGCGAGGTCGTCGCCGAACAGCTTCCGGCGGACAAGCTCGCCGTGATCGAGGGCCTGCGCCGCGACGGCCGGGTGGCCTTCGTCGGCGACGGGATCAATGATGCGCCCGCGCTCGCCGCAGCGGATGTGGGCATCGCGCTTGGCTCCGGCACGGACGTCGCGATCGGCGCGGCGGAGGTCGTGCTGATGTCCGGCCGCCTGCACGGCGTGCCCCGCGCGCTGGAGATCAGCCGCCGGACCATGCGCAACATCCGCCAGAACCTCGTCTGGGCCTTCGGCTACAACGTACTGCTGATCCCCGTGGCGGCGGGCGTGCTCTACCCGGTGACGGGGCTGTTGCTGTCACCCATGCTGGCGGCCGCGGCGATGGCGCTGTCGAGCGTCTTCGTCGTTACCAATGCACTGCGGTTGAAGGGGGCGGGGGCATGA
- a CDS encoding methyltransferase domain-containing protein yields MTCLVCGADTVKQQLDVGSHPVASFFLQEPNAVEKLHPIRLGQCGTCAVVQMMQPVPHHALIPPYDWLFAREPEEHLDQTVEDILAYGHINADSIVSGISYKDDTTIDRFRAKGFENGWRLELERDLDVSDPSASIETVQKLISSDRARKVAERHGPADLLIVRHIIEHAENLREFMAGLAALVAPNGLLMLEIPDCAANLCNADYCMVWEEHSLYFTPETFALVPTLGGFETLRLDVHPRPFENSIVLIARKTGAPGDVLPTSAALEQADLLARYAASYPVTKIELRRHLEKYRDVKGRIALFGAGHLAHAFANFIDVADLIDFVADDTPQKQGKFLPGARLPIRPSAALLDDGVTLCLLALSINNEDAVISRNRAFVDSGGTFRSIFRSSPRSIFAYDW; encoded by the coding sequence ATGACCTGTCTCGTCTGTGGTGCCGATACCGTCAAACAGCAACTCGATGTCGGTTCACACCCGGTCGCGTCTTTTTTCCTGCAGGAACCGAACGCGGTAGAAAAATTGCATCCTATCCGTCTGGGTCAGTGCGGCACCTGTGCCGTAGTCCAGATGATGCAGCCGGTGCCTCATCACGCTCTAATACCGCCCTACGACTGGCTATTTGCACGTGAGCCTGAAGAGCATCTCGACCAAACGGTGGAAGATATTCTCGCTTATGGGCATATAAACGCAGACAGCATCGTCTCCGGCATTAGCTACAAAGATGATACTACAATCGATCGTTTCCGCGCCAAGGGTTTCGAGAATGGATGGCGGCTGGAGCTCGAACGGGACCTAGATGTCTCGGATCCTTCTGCGAGTATCGAGACCGTGCAGAAACTCATATCATCGGATCGAGCGCGGAAGGTGGCAGAGCGGCACGGCCCAGCAGATCTCCTCATCGTTCGCCATATTATAGAGCATGCGGAGAATCTGCGCGAATTCATGGCAGGTCTCGCTGCCCTTGTAGCGCCGAATGGGTTGCTGATGCTCGAGATTCCGGACTGCGCGGCGAACCTTTGTAATGCTGACTACTGCATGGTTTGGGAGGAGCATTCGCTGTACTTTACCCCGGAGACATTCGCGCTCGTGCCCACATTGGGCGGGTTTGAGACGCTTCGCCTCGATGTCCATCCACGACCTTTCGAGAATTCCATCGTCTTAATCGCACGAAAGACAGGTGCACCAGGTGACGTGCTGCCAACCTCCGCTGCGCTCGAACAGGCTGACTTACTTGCGCGCTACGCGGCTAGCTATCCTGTGACAAAGATCGAACTGCGTCGCCATCTGGAAAAATATCGCGACGTAAAAGGGCGGATCGCTTTGTTCGGTGCGGGGCATCTTGCGCACGCCTTCGCTAATTTCATAGACGTAGCGGATCTCATCGACTTTGTGGCCGACGACACTCCTCAAAAACAAGGTAAATTCCTACCAGGCGCCCGCCTGCCGATCCGACCCTCAGCTGCATTGCTTGATGACGGAGTGACGCTCTGTCTCCTCGCGCTGTCTATCAACAACGAGGATGCCGTAATCAGTCGCAACCGGGCCTTTGTCGACTCTGGAGGAACTTTCCGCTCCATTTTCCGCTCCAGTCCTCGCTCTATCTTCGCTTACGACTGGTAG
- a CDS encoding ETC complex I subunit, with product MFARIYQPAKTAMSSGTANTQHWVLEFEAEEAKRIDPLMGWHGSGDTRGQIQLTFETKDAAVEYARRHGLPFQVQEPKTRRPNVRARGYGDNFAHDRRGAWTH from the coding sequence ATGTTCGCCCGTATCTACCAGCCCGCCAAGACCGCCATGTCGTCCGGCACCGCCAACACGCAGCACTGGGTGCTGGAGTTCGAGGCGGAGGAGGCCAAGCGCATCGACCCGCTGATGGGCTGGCACGGCTCGGGCGACACGCGTGGGCAGATCCAGCTGACCTTCGAGACCAAGGACGCGGCGGTGGAATATGCCCGCCGCCACGGTCTGCCCTTCCAGGTGCAGGAGCCCAAGACGCGCCGCCCCAACGTGCGGGCGCGGGGCTACGGCGACAACTTCGCCCACGACCGCCGGGGCGCGTGGACCCACTGA
- the cueR gene encoding Cu(I)-responsive transcriptional regulator: protein MNIGEVARRSGLPPKTIRYYEEIGLIRPARDPNGYRAFEESDLHKLTFIGRARALGFTVEDCRNLLALWEDRARASADVRRIAQDHLAEIERRIADLEAMRGTLTTLVKACAGDDRPDCPILADLAGPEG from the coding sequence ATGAATATCGGCGAGGTGGCCCGCCGCTCCGGCTTGCCCCCGAAGACGATCCGTTACTACGAGGAGATCGGGCTGATCCGCCCGGCACGCGACCCCAACGGCTACCGCGCCTTCGAGGAGAGCGACCTGCACAAGCTCACCTTCATCGGCCGCGCACGGGCGCTCGGCTTCACGGTGGAGGATTGCCGCAACCTGTTGGCCTTGTGGGAGGATCGGGCGCGGGCGAGCGCCGATGTCCGCCGGATCGCGCAGGATCACCTGGCGGAGATCGAGCGGCGCATCGCGGATCTCGAGGCGATGCGCGGCACCCTGACGACGCTTGTCAAAGCCTGCGCCGGCGACGACCGGCCCGACTGCCCGATCCTCGCCGATCTCGCAGGGCCGGAGGGCTGA
- a CDS encoding WbuC family cupin fold metalloprotein, with translation MTGLQYRQVAPEVFYSDGGFRAVTDADVAMLRSAAETSPRRRARLCLHDSPTDTQQEMVIVMHEDSYVRPHRHSRRVETLGMIEGHCTAVLFHDDGSVYERAVLSAPGGGGAFFYRMPTGRYHTLLFDTRWTVFVETTIGPFDPSDNEGAPWAPAETDPTAGAAFLAQLRETSPTGA, from the coding sequence ATGACGGGATTGCAGTATCGGCAGGTCGCGCCGGAAGTCTTTTATTCAGATGGTGGCTTTCGTGCGGTGACGGACGCCGACGTTGCGATGCTCCGATCAGCAGCTGAAACCTCACCGCGCCGTCGGGCGCGGCTGTGCCTTCATGATAGCCCGACGGACACCCAACAGGAGATGGTGATCGTCATGCACGAGGACAGCTATGTTCGTCCGCATCGTCATAGTCGCCGGGTCGAGACGCTGGGTATGATTGAAGGACACTGCACGGCGGTGCTCTTTCACGACGACGGGAGCGTATATGAACGGGCTGTCCTGAGCGCGCCGGGCGGTGGTGGCGCCTTCTTTTACAGGATGCCGACGGGTCGATATCATACTCTGCTCTTCGACACGCGCTGGACAGTCTTCGTAGAAACCACAATCGGTCCGTTCGACCCATCCGACAATGAAGGCGCGCCATGGGCGCCGGCAGAAACCGACCCAACCGCCGGCGCTGCCTTTCTTGCTCAGCTGCGAGAAACATCGCCCACCGGTGCTTGA
- a CDS encoding winged helix-turn-helix transcriptional regulator → MTDHRSACPIASTLDIVGDKWTLVIVRDMLNGKSRYGELLDGPERIATTVLGDRLRRMEEAGLVRKRLYQERPKRYAYELTEMGRALHPVLQEMCRFANVHLPGTWAAPEHFMRPIGRGED, encoded by the coding sequence GTGACCGACCACCGCTCCGCCTGCCCCATCGCCAGCACGCTCGACATCGTCGGCGACAAGTGGACGCTCGTCATCGTGCGCGACATGCTGAACGGAAAGTCCCGCTACGGCGAGCTTCTCGACGGGCCGGAGCGGATCGCGACCACCGTCCTCGGCGACCGCCTGCGCCGGATGGAGGAGGCGGGCCTCGTGCGCAAACGCCTCTACCAGGAACGGCCGAAGCGCTACGCCTACGAACTGACCGAGATGGGTCGCGCCCTGCACCCCGTGCTGCAGGAGATGTGCCGCTTCGCCAATGTCCACCTGCCCGGAACATGGGCGGCGCCGGAGCACTTCATGCGTCCGATCGGTCGGGGTGAGGACTAG
- a CDS encoding TfoX/Sxy family protein → MARSPETEARLRAALEGHEGISEKPMMGAVCFFLDGNMVGCADLGDGDGRFMFRVGKAAQDDALAQPGAEPAILGGRRMGGLIFVAAGACDAAALRDWTARALDFARTLPPK, encoded by the coding sequence ATGGCGCGCTCGCCCGAGACCGAGGCGCGGCTGCGCGCGGCGCTGGAGGGGCACGAGGGCATCTCCGAAAAGCCGATGATGGGCGCCGTGTGCTTCTTTCTGGACGGGAACATGGTGGGCTGCGCGGACCTCGGCGACGGGGACGGCCGGTTCATGTTCCGCGTGGGCAAGGCGGCGCAGGACGACGCATTGGCGCAGCCGGGGGCCGAGCCCGCGATCCTCGGCGGGCGGCGCATGGGCGGGCTGATCTTCGTGGCGGCCGGGGCCTGCGACGCGGCGGCCCTGCGCGACTGGACGGCCCGCGCGCTCGACTTCGCCCGGACGCTGCCGCCGAAGTGA
- the uvrB gene encoding excinuclease ABC subunit UvrB, with the protein MADTDTLTEPDMQMRAPERREKLEGGKRFVMNTEFKPAGDQPTAIEELSAGVLNGEQDQVLLGATGTGKTFTMAKVIEETQRPAIILAPNKTLAAQLYGEFKGFFPENAVEYFVSYYDYYQPEAYVPRSDTYIEKESQINEQIDRMRHSATRALLERDDVVIVASVSCIYGIGSVETYGAMTQDLVTGKEYDQRKVMADLVAQQYRRNDQAFQRGSFRVRGDSLEIWPAHLDDRAWKLSFFGEELETLTEFDPLTGEKTGVMEKVRVYANSHYVTPRPTMNQAIQGIKKELKQRLDQLVNEGKLLEAQRLEQRTNFDLEMLEATGVCNGIENYSRYLTGRAPGEPPPTLFEYIPDNAIVFADESHVSVPQIGGMYKGDYRRKFTLAEHGFRLPSCMDNRPLKFEEWDAMRPQSVFVSATPAAWELEQAGGVFIEQVIRPTGLLDPEVEIRPVEMQVDDLLDEIRRTAEKGFRVLATVLTKRMAEDLTEYLHEQGVRVRYMHSDIDTVERIEILRDLRLGAFDVLVGINLLREGLDIPECGLVAILDADKEGFLRSETSLIQTIGRAARNAEGRVIMYADRITGSMERAIGETNRRREKQKAYNEEHGITPETVKKNVEDILAGLYQGDTDQSRVTATLDAAPKVGDNLAAHLDGLRKEMLKAAENLEFEEAARLRDEVKRLEAVDMAVADDPLARQSAIEEAVETAQKTKGRSTAGRGGTRAYKGKSKPKFGR; encoded by the coding sequence ATGGCCGACACCGACACGCTCACCGAACCTGACATGCAGATGCGCGCCCCCGAGCGCCGGGAAAAGCTCGAGGGCGGCAAGCGCTTCGTCATGAATACCGAGTTCAAGCCGGCGGGCGACCAGCCCACCGCGATCGAGGAGCTGTCGGCCGGTGTCCTCAACGGCGAGCAGGACCAGGTGCTGCTGGGTGCGACCGGCACCGGCAAGACCTTCACCATGGCCAAGGTGATCGAGGAGACGCAGCGCCCCGCCATCATCCTCGCCCCCAACAAGACGCTTGCCGCCCAGCTCTATGGCGAGTTCAAGGGCTTCTTCCCCGAGAACGCGGTGGAGTACTTCGTCAGCTACTACGACTACTACCAGCCGGAGGCCTACGTCCCGCGGTCGGACACGTATATCGAGAAGGAAAGCCAGATCAACGAGCAGATCGACCGGATGCGCCACTCGGCCACCCGGGCCCTGCTCGAACGCGACGACGTGGTGATCGTCGCCTCCGTCTCCTGCATCTACGGCATCGGCTCGGTCGAGACCTACGGGGCGATGACCCAGGACCTCGTGACCGGGAAGGAGTACGACCAGCGCAAGGTCATGGCCGACCTCGTCGCCCAGCAATACCGCCGCAACGACCAGGCGTTCCAGCGCGGATCCTTCCGCGTGCGCGGCGACAGCCTCGAAATCTGGCCCGCCCACCTCGATGATCGCGCGTGGAAGCTCTCCTTCTTCGGGGAGGAGCTCGAAACTCTCACCGAGTTCGACCCCCTGACGGGCGAGAAGACCGGCGTGATGGAAAAGGTGCGCGTCTACGCCAACTCCCACTACGTCACGCCGCGCCCGACGATGAACCAGGCCATCCAGGGCATCAAGAAGGAGCTGAAGCAGCGCCTCGACCAGCTCGTGAACGAGGGCAAGCTGCTGGAGGCCCAGCGCCTCGAACAGCGCACGAACTTCGACCTGGAGATGCTGGAGGCGACCGGCGTCTGCAACGGAATCGAGAACTACTCCCGCTACCTCACCGGCCGCGCGCCGGGGGAGCCGCCGCCCACGCTCTTCGAATACATCCCCGACAACGCCATCGTCTTCGCCGACGAGAGCCACGTCTCGGTCCCTCAGATCGGCGGCATGTACAAGGGAGACTACCGGCGCAAGTTCACGCTGGCCGAGCACGGCTTCCGCCTGCCCTCGTGCATGGACAACCGCCCGCTGAAGTTCGAGGAGTGGGACGCGATGCGCCCCCAGTCGGTCTTCGTCTCCGCCACCCCGGCGGCGTGGGAGCTGGAACAGGCCGGCGGTGTCTTCATCGAGCAGGTGATCCGCCCCACCGGCCTCCTCGATCCGGAGGTCGAGATCCGACCCGTCGAGATGCAGGTCGACGACCTCCTCGACGAGATTCGCAGGACGGCCGAGAAGGGCTTTCGCGTCCTCGCCACCGTGCTCACCAAGCGCATGGCCGAGGACCTCACCGAATACCTGCACGAGCAGGGCGTGAGGGTGCGCTACATGCACTCCGACATCGACACGGTGGAGCGGATCGAGATCCTGCGCGACCTGCGCCTCGGCGCCTTCGACGTGCTGGTGGGCATCAACCTGCTACGCGAGGGTCTCGACATTCCCGAATGCGGGTTGGTCGCCATCCTGGATGCGGACAAGGAGGGGTTCCTGCGCTCCGAGACCTCCCTGATCCAGACCATCGGCCGCGCCGCGCGCAACGCCGAGGGCCGGGTCATCATGTATGCCGACCGCATCACCGGCTCGATGGAACGCGCGATCGGCGAGACCAACCGCCGCCGCGAAAAGCAGAAGGCCTATAACGAAGAGCACGGCATCACGCCCGAGACGGTGAAGAAGAACGTCGAGGATATCCTCGCCGGTCTCTACCAGGGCGACACGGATCAGAGCCGCGTGACCGCCACGCTCGACGCGGCCCCCAAGGTAGGCGACAACCTCGCCGCCCATCTCGACGGCCTGCGCAAGGAGATGCTGAAGGCCGCCGAGAACCTCGAGTTCGAGGAGGCCGCCCGCCTGCGCGACGAAGTCAAGCGGCTGGAGGCCGTGGACATGGCCGTCGCCGACGATCCGCTGGCCCGCCAATCCGCCATCGAGGAGGCGGTCGAGACCGCGCAGAAGACCAAGGGCCGCTCCACCGCGGGCCGCGGCGGCACCCGCGCCTACAAGGGCAAGTCAAAGCCGAAATTCGGACGGTGA
- a CDS encoding GFA family protein: MATTLEGGCLCGAVRYRTGGEIAAAGHCFCTDCRRASGTSHGTHVAMKEADVELSGELRFFDKPADSGNIVSRGFCPECGAAVLSRNAAMPGMVFLRASSLDDPELIAPAMTVFASRAPGWAHIDDSHPVFPGELDFAAAMR; this comes from the coding sequence ATGGCGACGACACTCGAGGGCGGATGCCTGTGCGGCGCAGTCCGCTACCGGACCGGGGGCGAGATCGCGGCGGCCGGTCACTGCTTCTGCACCGACTGCCGGCGCGCGAGCGGCACCAGCCACGGCACCCATGTCGCGATGAAGGAGGCGGATGTGGAGCTGTCGGGCGAGTTGCGCTTCTTCGACAAGCCCGCGGACAGCGGCAACATCGTCTCCCGCGGGTTCTGTCCGGAATGTGGCGCGGCGGTGCTGTCGCGCAATGCGGCGATGCCGGGCATGGTGTTCCTGCGCGCCTCCAGCCTCGACGATCCGGAGCTCATCGCGCCCGCCATGACCGTCTTCGCCTCGCGCGCGCCGGGCTGGGCGCATATCGACGACAGCCATCCGGTCTTTCCGGGCGAGCTCGACTTCGCCGCGGCGATGCGCTGA
- a CDS encoding polysaccharide biosynthesis protein: MFDTVSVSLAVYLAFWLRLLDPMLGRYGGTFQATVVFATILYFVAAHFLKLGRGLWRHLSSRDVNRLIVAASAISLGLIVLSFVLGRAYPLPRSIVVIYWFIQLAFFVGMRFAYRHYALWRSGHRRSTVELPPVLILGDGMAAESFVRQIFDGQAAFHPVGILSRSARNSGHSIFDVPVLGQIDALDDVLQGLRRVGVHPTRLIVTGERAVERLRARDGELLKVARAHRIPIARVADRPLALGAPESDRVSIVPVQVEDLLFRDVSGLLGPDDLELLRGRRVLVTGGGGSIGSELCRQIAAVGPARLTILDMSELNLYAAEMDVRARMAGGELHTVYADVRDRARIHRIIAQEHPDFVFHAAAMKHVPIVEADPGEGVRTNVAGTRNVADASVASGVRGFVLISTDKAVNPTNFMGCTKRVAEMYCQALDDAGRGRQGATRFVAVRFGNVLGSSGSVVPLFKKQIEAGGPVTVTHPDMTRFFMTIPEAVSLVLEAFRYGYRADPAARASLFVLDMGKPVKIIELARQMIRLAGLEPDVDIPIVISGPRPGEKLEEELFYDGEALTRLNDRDIFIAEPETLRLSDLRPRLDRLEADVLAGNAEAVVDGICTLVSGYHAPEILSAE, translated from the coding sequence ATGTTCGACACCGTTTCGGTGTCCCTGGCGGTATATCTGGCGTTCTGGCTACGACTGCTCGATCCGATGCTGGGCCGGTATGGCGGCACGTTCCAGGCCACCGTCGTCTTCGCCACCATCCTTTACTTCGTCGCGGCGCACTTCCTGAAGCTCGGGCGCGGGTTGTGGCGACATCTGTCCTCTCGCGATGTGAACCGATTGATCGTTGCGGCGAGCGCGATCTCGCTGGGACTGATCGTGCTCAGCTTCGTGCTGGGGCGGGCGTATCCCCTGCCGCGCTCGATCGTGGTGATCTACTGGTTCATCCAGCTCGCCTTTTTCGTCGGTATGCGGTTCGCGTACCGGCACTATGCGCTTTGGCGCTCAGGCCATCGACGCTCGACCGTGGAGCTGCCGCCGGTGCTGATCCTCGGGGACGGCATGGCGGCGGAGAGCTTCGTGCGGCAGATCTTCGACGGGCAGGCGGCGTTTCATCCTGTCGGCATCCTGTCGCGGAGCGCGCGGAACTCGGGCCACTCGATCTTCGACGTGCCGGTTCTGGGTCAGATCGATGCGCTCGATGATGTGCTTCAGGGGCTGCGACGGGTCGGTGTGCATCCGACGCGGCTGATCGTCACCGGCGAGCGAGCCGTGGAGCGTCTGCGCGCCCGCGATGGCGAGCTTCTGAAGGTGGCACGCGCCCACCGGATCCCCATCGCCCGCGTCGCGGACCGCCCCCTAGCGCTCGGCGCGCCGGAGAGCGACCGGGTCAGCATCGTGCCCGTGCAGGTCGAGGATCTGCTGTTTCGCGACGTCTCCGGCCTACTTGGGCCCGATGATCTGGAGTTGCTGCGCGGACGGCGGGTGCTGGTGACGGGTGGGGGCGGCTCCATCGGGTCGGAGCTTTGCCGGCAGATCGCGGCCGTGGGTCCGGCGCGCCTGACGATCCTCGATATGAGTGAGCTTAACCTATACGCCGCGGAGATGGACGTCCGCGCGCGCATGGCCGGAGGGGAACTGCATACCGTCTATGCCGATGTGCGTGACCGGGCGCGGATCCACCGCATCATAGCCCAGGAGCATCCGGACTTCGTCTTCCACGCCGCCGCCATGAAGCATGTGCCTATCGTCGAGGCCGATCCGGGCGAGGGGGTGCGGACCAACGTCGCCGGGACGCGGAACGTGGCGGATGCCAGCGTGGCGAGCGGCGTGCGCGGCTTCGTGCTGATCTCCACGGACAAGGCGGTTAACCCGACGAACTTCATGGGCTGCACCAAGCGGGTGGCGGAGATGTATTGCCAGGCGCTCGACGATGCGGGCCGGGGGCGGCAGGGCGCGACGCGCTTCGTCGCCGTGCGCTTCGGCAATGTGCTGGGGTCGAGCGGGTCGGTCGTGCCACTCTTCAAGAAGCAGATCGAGGCAGGCGGGCCGGTGACGGTGACCCACCCCGACATGACCCGCTTCTTCATGACGATCCCGGAGGCGGTATCGCTGGTGCTGGAGGCGTTTCGCTACGGTTACCGCGCGGACCCGGCGGCGCGCGCTTCGCTCTTCGTGCTCGACATGGGCAAGCCGGTGAAGATCATCGAGCTCGCGCGTCAGATGATCCGCTTGGCGGGACTTGAGCCCGACGTGGACATCCCCATCGTGATCTCTGGCCCGCGGCCGGGTGAAAAGCTGGAAGAAGAGCTGTTCTATGACGGCGAGGCGCTGACCCGGCTGAACGACCGCGACATCTTCATTGCCGAGCCGGAGACGCTGCGGCTCTCCGACCTGCGCCCCCGCCTCGACCGGCTGGAAGCCGATGTGCTGGCCGGGAACGCTGAGGCGGTGGTGGATGGCATCTGCACGCTGGTAAGCGGCTACCACGCGCCGGAGATCCTGAGCGCGGAGTAG